In a genomic window of Scyliorhinus torazame isolate Kashiwa2021f chromosome 5, sScyTor2.1, whole genome shotgun sequence:
- the LOC140418254 gene encoding uncharacterized protein translates to MEKPWKCGDCGMGFNYPSELETHRRIHTGERPFTCSVCRKGFTQLSHLITHQHVHSDQRPFKCADCEKSFKSRSNLLTHKRTHTGEWLFICSVCGKGFNALSYLRTHHQVHSDQRPFKCSDCEKNFKSRKDLLRHRHIHTGERPFTCSMCGKEFTLSSHLLAHQLVHTDQRPFKCADCEKSFKSRKDLLTHQRTHTGERPFTCSMCGKGFNALSNLRYHHQVHSDQRPFKCADCQKSFKSRKDLLIHQRTHTGERPFTCSMCEKRFTCSSNLLIHQRVHTGQRPYTCTVCNVKFTQSSHLIRHQVVHTDQRPFKCSDCEKRFKSKPNLLKHQRVHTETES, encoded by the coding sequence atggagaaaccgtggaaatgtggggactgtgggatgggattcaattacccatctgaattggaaactcatcgacgtattcacactggggaaaggccattcacctgctccgtgtgtcggaagggattcactcagttatcacacctcatcacacaccagcatgttcacagtgaccagagaccgtttaaatgtgcagattgtgagaagagctttaaaagcagaagtaATTTACTGACACacaaacgcactcacactggggaatggctgttcatctgctccgtgtgtgggaagggatttaatgctttatcatacctccggactcaccatcaggtccactctgatcagagaccgtttaaatgttctgactgtgagaagaactttaaaagcagaaaggatttactgagacATCgacatattcacactggggagaggccgttcacctgctccatgtgtgggaaggaattcactctgtCATCACACCTCCtggcacaccaacttgttcatactgaccagagaccgtttaaatgtgctgactgtgaaaagagctttaaaagcagaaaggatttattgacacatcaacgcactcacactggggagaggccattcacctgttccatgtgtgggaagggatttaatgctttatcaaacctccggtatcaccatcaggtccactctgaccagagaccgtttaaatgtgctgactgtcagaagagctttaaaagcagaaaggatttactgatacatcaacgcactcacactggggaaaggccgttcacctgctccatgtgtgagaagagattcacatgttcatccaaccttctgatccaccagcgagttcacactggacagagaccgtacacttgTACTGTGTGTAACgtgaaattcactcagtcatcccaccttatTAGACACCaagttgttcacactgatcagagaccttttaaatgttccgactgtgaaaagagatttaaaagtaaaccgaatctgctgaaacaccagcgagttcacacggaaacagaatcatag